A single genomic interval of halophilic archaeon DL31 harbors:
- a CDS encoding Ethyl tert-butyl ether degradation EthD (KEGG: hma:rrnB0234 hypothetical protein~TIGRFAM: Ethyl tert-butyl ether degradation EthD~PFAM: Ethyl tert-butyl ether degradation EthD) produces the protein MVKMVVLLVRKESFTHEEFKSYWEEEHAPLVEDLPNVQRYTTSLPTDPEKSAYDGIAELYFEDMAALGDAFDSEAGDALLADAAEFGDQEAGEVMYMEETEQFSAR, from the coding sequence ATGGTGAAGATGGTCGTGCTACTTGTCCGGAAGGAGTCGTTCACCCACGAGGAGTTCAAGAGCTACTGGGAGGAGGAACACGCACCGCTCGTAGAGGATCTCCCGAACGTCCAGCGGTACACAACCTCGCTGCCGACGGACCCCGAGAAAAGTGCCTACGACGGCATCGCCGAACTGTACTTCGAGGATATGGCCGCGCTCGGTGACGCATTCGACTCGGAGGCTGGCGACGCGTTGTTGGCTGACGCAGCAGAATTCGGTGACCAGGAGGCCGGCGAAGTCATGTACATGGAGGAAACGGAGCAGTTCAGCGCGCGCTGA
- a CDS encoding Rhodanese-like protein (KEGG: hje:HacjB3_14845 hypothetical protein~PFAM: Rhodanese-like~SMART: Rhodanese-like), whose protein sequence is MVDELSTEELKRKLDTDEPVQIIDIRPPAAFEQGHIPGAINVPMTELPTRIDEIDWGEDIVVTCPIGQSSVQAARLISSFEGADDATVRSMAGGYDAWEYELQRGSADA, encoded by the coding sequence ATGGTCGACGAGCTCTCTACGGAGGAACTCAAGCGGAAGCTCGACACGGACGAACCGGTCCAGATTATCGACATCCGGCCGCCGGCAGCGTTCGAGCAGGGCCACATACCCGGCGCGATCAACGTCCCGATGACGGAGCTGCCGACCCGAATCGACGAGATCGACTGGGGCGAGGACATCGTGGTCACCTGCCCCATCGGCCAGTCCTCGGTACAGGCGGCCCGGCTCATCAGCAGCTTCGAGGGCGCCGACGATGCCACCGTCCGGAGTATGGCCGGGGGCTACGACGCATGGGAGTACGAGCTCCAACGGGGCAGCGCCGACGCCTGA
- a CDS encoding Transcription initiation factor IIB (HAMAP: Transcription initiation factor IIB~PFAM: Transcription factor TFIIB, cyclin-related; Zinc finger, TFIIB-type~KEGG: hla:Hlac_1327 transcription factor TFIIB cyclin-related~SMART: Cyclin) produces the protein MSDKVKTYTEERGQRGKQNEQTQETEEESVDELECPECSGSLATDTEHGETVCQDCGLVVDEDSIDRGPEWRAFDSREKDEKSRVGAPTTNMMHDKGLSTNIGWQDKDAYGNQLSASQRQKMQRLRTWNERFRTRDSKERNLKQALGEIDRMASALGLPESVRETASVIYRRALGEDLLPGRSIEGVSTAALYAAARKAGTPRSLDEISAVSRVEKDEIARTYRYVVRELKLEIQPADPEQYVPRFASDLGLSDEAERRARQLLQTAKEQEVHSGKSPVGLAAAAVYAASLLTNEKVTQSEVSEVANISEVTIRNRYHELLEAEESIHMP, from the coding sequence ATGTCCGACAAGGTCAAGACCTACACCGAGGAGCGAGGACAGCGCGGCAAACAGAACGAGCAGACCCAAGAGACCGAAGAGGAGTCTGTCGACGAGCTCGAGTGTCCCGAATGTAGCGGGAGCCTCGCGACCGACACCGAACACGGCGAAACCGTCTGTCAGGACTGCGGCCTCGTCGTCGACGAGGACAGCATCGACCGCGGCCCCGAGTGGCGCGCGTTCGACTCCCGCGAGAAGGACGAAAAATCTCGCGTCGGCGCCCCGACGACGAACATGATGCACGACAAGGGGCTGTCGACGAACATCGGCTGGCAGGACAAGGACGCCTACGGCAATCAGCTGTCGGCCAGCCAGCGCCAGAAGATGCAGCGCCTGCGCACCTGGAACGAGCGCTTCCGCACGCGTGACTCCAAGGAACGGAACCTCAAGCAGGCACTCGGCGAGATCGACCGGATGGCCTCCGCACTGGGCCTGCCCGAGAGTGTCCGCGAGACCGCATCCGTCATCTACCGCCGGGCGCTCGGTGAGGACCTCCTCCCAGGTCGCTCCATCGAGGGTGTCTCGACGGCCGCACTCTACGCCGCCGCCCGAAAGGCCGGGACGCCGCGGAGTCTCGACGAGATTTCGGCTGTTTCCCGAGTGGAAAAGGACGAAATCGCCCGAACCTACCGCTACGTCGTCCGGGAGCTCAAACTGGAGATACAGCCCGCCGACCCCGAGCAGTACGTCCCGCGGTTCGCCAGCGACCTCGGGCTCTCTGACGAGGCCGAGCGCCGCGCTCGGCAGCTGCTTCAGACCGCCAAAGAACAGGAGGTCCACTCGGGCAAGTCGCCCGTCGGCCTCGCGGCCGCCGCGGTCTACGCCGCCTCGCTGCTCACCAACGAGAAGGTGACCCAGTCCGAGGTCAGCGAGGTTGCCAACATCTCTGAGGTCACGATCCGCAACCGCTACCACGAGCTGCTGGAGGCCGAGGAGTCGATCCACATGCCCTAA
- a CDS encoding major facilitator superfamily MFS_1 (PFAM: Major facilitator superfamily MFS-1~KEGG: hma:rrnAC1351 sugar transporter) has protein sequence MTDTASTGGHAVDTPADDRWLYAWATGYAAVGGASLLLPLYALSLGADAFYVGLMASTAAFAGVPGALLWGRLAGRTGRRRPFILVALVATALVLLVSPFISSPAALVVVNAALWFVVSAAAPVLNLVVVEGVGQSEWDGRIARLNALQGYGWLAGLVVGTVWTGVAPQLDIGPVIAQRSLLAGLGVLAIVAVLLFARFYPSAPHTSPERFARGYRRLTRRGWGAGRNLRAIPYGPARIYWGLRSLRSGKLQDRFSGPLLGYLVAATLFSAGFSVFWGPMPAHLVGLGFTDGVVFLLFLVGTVGSTVCYEPVAQLTKRFAPARLQLAALGVRAALFVLTALVVGAALVGGAFVAIGVTWAVIAISTTGIVTRLADERVRGEALGVVAALAGLGGGVGNAVGGALASVAGPLVTFALAAAVVLAGGAIGVYSARSAKTTATGRGENVQVAE, from the coding sequence GTGACTGACACGGCATCAACAGGAGGTCACGCCGTCGACACGCCCGCTGACGACCGCTGGCTCTACGCCTGGGCCACCGGCTACGCCGCGGTCGGCGGCGCCTCGCTGCTGCTCCCGCTCTACGCCCTCTCGCTGGGCGCTGACGCGTTCTACGTCGGCCTGATGGCGTCAACGGCTGCGTTCGCGGGCGTCCCCGGCGCGCTACTCTGGGGGCGCCTCGCAGGGCGAACCGGGCGCCGGCGGCCGTTCATCCTGGTCGCGCTCGTCGCGACCGCACTCGTCCTGCTTGTCTCGCCGTTCATCTCATCGCCCGCAGCACTGGTGGTCGTCAACGCCGCACTCTGGTTCGTCGTGAGCGCGGCCGCGCCGGTACTGAACCTCGTCGTCGTCGAAGGCGTCGGCCAGTCCGAGTGGGACGGTCGGATCGCCCGGCTGAACGCGCTCCAAGGGTACGGCTGGCTTGCGGGGCTGGTCGTCGGCACGGTGTGGACGGGGGTCGCACCCCAGCTCGATATCGGACCGGTGATCGCCCAGCGCAGCCTCCTCGCCGGCCTCGGCGTGCTCGCCATCGTCGCGGTGCTGCTGTTCGCCCGGTTCTACCCATCGGCGCCCCACACCTCTCCCGAACGCTTCGCACGGGGCTATCGGCGGCTCACCCGGCGAGGCTGGGGAGCCGGGCGCAATCTCCGCGCGATTCCCTACGGCCCGGCCCGGATCTACTGGGGGCTTCGCAGCCTGCGGTCGGGGAAGCTTCAGGACCGCTTCAGCGGGCCGCTCCTGGGGTATCTGGTGGCTGCAACGCTGTTCTCAGCAGGATTCTCGGTGTTCTGGGGGCCGATGCCGGCCCACCTGGTCGGTCTGGGCTTCACCGACGGCGTCGTGTTCCTCCTCTTCCTCGTCGGGACAGTCGGCTCGACGGTCTGTTATGAGCCTGTCGCCCAACTCACGAAGCGGTTTGCGCCGGCGCGTCTCCAGCTCGCGGCGCTCGGAGTTCGAGCGGCGCTGTTTGTCCTAACGGCGCTCGTCGTCGGCGCGGCACTGGTCGGCGGCGCTTTCGTCGCCATCGGCGTCACCTGGGCCGTCATCGCCATCTCGACGACGGGGATCGTCACCCGGCTCGCCGACGAGCGCGTGCGGGGCGAGGCGTTGGGCGTCGTCGCAGCGCTGGCTGGGCTCGGCGGTGGCGTCGGCAACGCAGTGGGCGGTGCGCTCGCGAGCGTCGCGGGCCCGCTCGTCACGTTCGCGCTCGCAGCCGCGGTGGTCCTCGCCGGGGGCGCTATCGGCGTCTATTCGGCTCGGTCGGCGAAGACGACTGCCACAGGTCGCGGAGAGAACGTGCAGGTCGCAGAATGA
- a CDS encoding glutamyl-tRNA(Gln) amidotransferase, C subunit (KEGG: hma:rrnAC1356 glutamyl-tRNA(Gln) amidotransferase subunit C~TIGRFAM: Glu-tRNAGln amidotransferase, C subunit~PFAM: Glu-tRNAGln amidotransferase, C subunit) — translation MSEDEPAVSAEEVRNVADLARVDLTDEEVEQFTAQFTEVLADFAALDEVPEVESEPELVNVMREDEIEESLSQEDALRNATETEDGYFKGPRVS, via the coding sequence ATGAGCGAGGACGAGCCTGCAGTTTCTGCCGAGGAGGTCCGCAACGTGGCGGATCTCGCCCGGGTCGACCTCACCGACGAAGAGGTCGAGCAGTTCACAGCGCAGTTCACCGAAGTACTCGCAGATTTCGCGGCCCTGGACGAGGTGCCCGAAGTCGAGAGCGAGCCTGAACTGGTCAACGTGATGCGAGAGGACGAGATCGAGGAGAGTCTCTCACAGGAGGACGCCCTCAGAAACGCCACCGAGACCGAGGACGGCTACTTCAAAGGACCGCGGGTGTCGTAG
- a CDS encoding Formyl-CoA transferase (KEGG: hla:Hlac_2154 L-carnitine dehydratase/bile acid-inducible protein F~PFAM: CoA-transferase family III) encodes MTDDANGPLDGVTVLDASRVLAGPFCGMQLGDLGADVIKVERPDGGDQTRHWTPPAFSDSGESSYYASINRNKRSITLNLTTDAGREIFRELAAEADVVLENFRVGKAAEWGLDYETLSESNPGLVYCSITGYGQDGPLAERPAYDLVMQAEAGMMSITGEEGRPPVRVGVAMADLASGMYATQSILAALFRREFAGDGGDRIDISLFDSLVGWLTYMATDTFASGEPPGRMGSRHPNIAPYQAFDAADGYVVVACASEAIWYRFCEALNRPDLVDDARFERNEKRVENRDALEAEVTGELGNRRVDELIEIFRDNDVPVGRIRDIEEVFEDPQIEARDMLQRVAHPTAGEMQLPGSPMKFADHETTARRHPPLLGEHTVEVLRELGYDEKQIAELEESGVK; translated from the coding sequence ATGACCGACGACGCAAACGGCCCGCTCGACGGTGTCACTGTCCTCGACGCCTCACGGGTGCTCGCCGGCCCATTCTGTGGGATGCAACTGGGCGATTTGGGAGCGGACGTTATCAAGGTCGAACGCCCCGACGGCGGCGACCAAACCCGCCACTGGACGCCCCCGGCCTTCAGTGACTCCGGGGAATCCTCCTACTACGCCAGCATAAATCGGAACAAGCGCTCAATTACGCTCAATCTCACAACGGACGCTGGCAGAGAGATCTTCCGCGAGTTGGCTGCCGAGGCGGACGTGGTGCTCGAGAACTTCCGAGTCGGGAAGGCCGCGGAGTGGGGGCTGGACTACGAGACACTCAGCGAGTCGAACCCGGGGCTGGTCTACTGCTCCATCACGGGCTACGGGCAAGATGGCCCACTGGCGGAACGGCCGGCCTACGACCTGGTGATGCAGGCCGAGGCGGGGATGATGAGTATCACTGGAGAGGAGGGTCGCCCTCCGGTCCGCGTCGGCGTCGCGATGGCCGATCTCGCGTCGGGGATGTACGCCACCCAGTCCATTCTCGCGGCTCTCTTCCGGCGGGAGTTCGCCGGCGACGGCGGCGACCGCATCGACATCTCCCTCTTCGACTCGCTGGTCGGCTGGCTCACCTACATGGCGACGGATACGTTCGCGTCCGGCGAGCCCCCGGGCCGAATGGGCTCGCGCCACCCGAATATTGCACCGTATCAGGCGTTCGATGCCGCCGATGGGTACGTGGTGGTCGCGTGTGCGAGCGAGGCTATCTGGTATCGTTTCTGCGAGGCGCTCAACCGCCCGGATTTGGTCGACGATGCACGGTTCGAGCGTAACGAGAAACGGGTGGAGAACCGTGATGCCCTTGAGGCGGAGGTGACGGGCGAACTCGGTAATCGGAGGGTCGACGAGCTCATCGAAATCTTCCGTGACAACGACGTTCCTGTTGGACGGATACGAGATATCGAGGAGGTGTTCGAGGACCCACAGATCGAGGCCCGAGACATGCTCCAGCGGGTGGCTCACCCCACTGCTGGGGAGATGCAGCTCCCGGGGTCACCGATGAAGTTCGCCGACCACGAGACGACTGCACGGCGGCACCCGCCGCTGCTGGGTGAACATACAGTGGAGGTGCTCCGGGAACTGGGCTACGACGAAAAGCAGATCGCGGAACTCGAGGAATCGGGTGTCAAATGA
- a CDS encoding Butyryl-CoA dehydrogenase (KEGG: hbo:Hbor_20430 acyl-CoA dehydrogenase~PFAM: Acyl-CoA oxidase/dehydrogenase, type 1; Acyl-CoA dehydrogenase, N-terminal; Acyl-CoA oxidase/dehydrogenase, central region): MTGDGLLDVVDSAEHRMIRDTVREFCEKEIEPIAQEVESDHRFPQEVFDELGELDMMGVPVSEEYGGLGGDQLMYALVTEELGRVSGGIGLSYAAHVSLGSKPIESFGTEAQKEAWLEPLATGEGMGAWALTEPGSGSDASDMDTMAVKEGDEYVLNGTKQFITNANVANSVLVKAVTGPGEGYDGISTFIVDPENDDGFEITTVWEKMGLNCSPTCEIQLDDVRIPEDRLLGEEGEGWEQTKKTLDGGRISIAALSTGLAQGAYEAAKEYSGEREQFGQPISKFDAIRDKVVDMHRKTERARLLTHKAAWKYDQGETVNRESALAKLDASEAAREVAEEAVQTLGGYGYTEDFSPQRFYRDAKLMEIGEGTSEIQHLVIGRQLGL; this comes from the coding sequence ATGACTGGCGACGGCCTGCTCGACGTAGTCGACAGCGCGGAACACCGGATGATTCGGGATACCGTCCGTGAGTTCTGTGAGAAGGAGATCGAACCCATCGCCCAGGAGGTGGAGAGCGATCACCGGTTCCCGCAGGAGGTGTTCGACGAACTCGGGGAGTTGGACATGATGGGCGTCCCCGTCTCCGAGGAGTACGGTGGCCTCGGCGGCGACCAGCTGATGTACGCGCTCGTCACCGAGGAACTGGGGCGGGTGTCTGGGGGTATCGGGCTCTCCTACGCCGCCCACGTCTCCCTGGGCTCGAAACCCATCGAGAGCTTCGGAACCGAAGCCCAGAAAGAAGCGTGGCTTGAGCCGCTCGCGACGGGCGAAGGGATGGGTGCGTGGGCACTCACCGAACCCGGCAGCGGCTCCGACGCCTCCGACATGGACACGATGGCCGTGAAAGAGGGCGACGAGTACGTCCTCAATGGGACGAAGCAGTTCATCACCAACGCCAACGTCGCCAACAGCGTGCTGGTGAAGGCCGTCACCGGCCCTGGTGAGGGGTACGATGGCATCTCGACGTTCATCGTTGACCCCGAGAACGACGACGGCTTCGAGATCACGACGGTGTGGGAGAAGATGGGCCTGAACTGTTCGCCCACCTGCGAGATTCAGTTGGACGACGTGCGCATCCCCGAAGACCGCCTGCTCGGCGAGGAGGGTGAGGGCTGGGAGCAGACCAAGAAAACCCTCGACGGCGGCCGCATCTCCATTGCCGCACTCTCAACAGGGCTCGCACAGGGCGCCTACGAGGCAGCCAAGGAGTACTCCGGTGAGCGCGAACAGTTCGGCCAGCCAATCTCGAAGTTCGACGCCATTCGCGACAAGGTCGTCGATATGCACCGAAAGACCGAGCGGGCGCGCCTGCTCACTCACAAGGCGGCCTGGAAGTACGACCAGGGCGAGACCGTCAACCGTGAGTCCGCACTCGCCAAGCTCGACGCCAGCGAGGCCGCCCGTGAGGTTGCCGAGGAGGCTGTCCAGACGCTCGGTGGCTACGGCTACACAGAGGACTTCTCGCCCCAGCGATTCTACCGCGACGCGAAGCTGATGGAGATCGGCGAGGGGACCAGCGAGATTCAGCATCTCGTAATCGGCCGTCAGCTCGGCCTCTGA
- a CDS encoding peptidase S8 and S53 subtilisin kexin sedolisin (PFAM: Peptidase S8/S53, subtilisin/kexin/sedolisin~KEGG: nmg:Nmag_3633 peptidase S8 and S53 subtilisin kexin sedolisin) — protein MSRHSRRRILKGIGVAAAGVSLGAGRVSASAADERFLINLTEVPRSDIPDDVDIVHDLSQANVLVARGDSSAVGGDMATAPDIALDLSDDTTGAVVEADGPQASRSSASHNHDGPASNSEYQWDKRVQNLSNELTDKPGNGKTVHDVATGEGTRVAVVDTGVYDGHPDLVDVVNDELSEDLTGDGFDWRPNGAGNHGTHVAGTIAATNSNDGPDGGVLGTAPDTEILSYRMFSGKKGFQGDGYAGWVKAAEAGCDAINYSVGFPAPYVFPEEYPLLEAELRIAEQVASYVRSQGTVIVNSAGNDGLDMSATDPERGEILSLPTEAEGVFGVSATGPIGFSWGDKQDDNEEKWLSGNRLEEPTTDPAFYTNYGGAVDVSAAGGDADLEALATTPKAYNDLVFSTINTTDEDGTVVPGYGWKAGTSMAAPQVAGAVALVRSLRPDATVDEVESLIKETASMPDEGPRYHGAGHLDLEELVKRA, from the coding sequence ATGTCAAGACATAGCAGACGGCGTATCCTGAAGGGAATCGGAGTCGCGGCCGCGGGAGTGTCCCTCGGTGCGGGGCGAGTGAGCGCGTCGGCGGCCGACGAGCGGTTCCTGATCAACCTCACGGAGGTCCCACGGAGCGACATCCCCGACGACGTGGATATCGTCCACGACCTCTCGCAGGCGAACGTGCTCGTCGCGCGTGGCGACAGCTCGGCCGTCGGCGGCGACATGGCCACGGCACCCGATATCGCGCTCGACCTGAGCGACGACACGACCGGCGCGGTCGTCGAGGCGGACGGCCCGCAGGCTTCGAGGTCGAGCGCGAGCCACAACCACGACGGGCCCGCCAGCAACAGCGAGTACCAGTGGGACAAGCGCGTCCAGAACCTCAGCAACGAGCTGACCGACAAGCCCGGCAACGGGAAGACGGTCCACGACGTCGCGACCGGCGAGGGCACCCGCGTCGCCGTCGTCGACACCGGTGTGTACGACGGCCACCCCGATCTAGTGGACGTCGTCAACGACGAGTTGTCCGAGGACCTCACCGGCGACGGGTTCGATTGGCGCCCCAACGGCGCCGGGAACCACGGGACACACGTCGCCGGCACGATCGCGGCGACGAACAGCAACGACGGCCCCGACGGTGGCGTGCTCGGCACGGCCCCGGACACGGAGATACTCTCCTACCGGATGTTCTCCGGGAAGAAGGGGTTCCAGGGCGACGGCTACGCCGGCTGGGTAAAGGCGGCCGAGGCGGGCTGTGACGCGATCAACTACAGCGTCGGCTTCCCGGCCCCGTACGTATTCCCCGAGGAGTACCCCCTCCTCGAGGCCGAGCTGAGGATCGCCGAACAGGTCGCCTCGTACGTCCGCTCGCAGGGGACGGTGATCGTCAACTCCGCGGGCAACGACGGGCTCGACATGAGCGCGACGGACCCCGAGCGCGGCGAGATTCTCAGCCTCCCGACGGAGGCCGAGGGCGTGTTCGGCGTGAGCGCGACGGGGCCGATCGGCTTCAGCTGGGGCGACAAACAGGACGACAACGAGGAGAAGTGGCTCTCAGGCAACAGGCTGGAGGAGCCGACGACCGACCCAGCGTTCTACACAAACTACGGCGGCGCGGTCGACGTCAGCGCCGCCGGCGGCGACGCCGACCTGGAGGCGCTCGCGACCACCCCGAAGGCGTACAACGATCTCGTGTTCTCGACGATTAACACGACCGATGAAGACGGCACCGTCGTCCCCGGCTATGGCTGGAAGGCCGGCACTTCGATGGCCGCGCCACAGGTGGCGGGCGCGGTGGCGCTCGTCCGGTCGCTGCGTCCCGACGCGACGGTTGATGAGGTGGAGTCGCTCATCAAGGAGACCGCGAGCATGCCCGACGAGGGCCCGCGCTACCACGGCGCCGGCCACCTCGACTTGGAGGAACTGGTCAAGCGCGCCTGA
- a CDS encoding Acetolactate synthase (KEGG: nmg:Nmag_2521 thiamine pyrophosphate protein domain protein TPP-binding protein~PFAM: Thiamine pyrophosphate enzyme, C-terminal TPP-binding; Thiamine pyrophosphate enzyme, central region; Thiamine pyrophosphate enzyme, N-terminal TPP binding region): protein MTYGSVVIDRLVENGIDTVFGIPGKQTLPLNEAIDDREDVQFVMARHETAVSHQAWGYAETTGRPAATVVVPGPGDMNAMNGLKNALNDNTPLVHIAVETDPEVRGRGGIHETPPDTYDNVVKANHVVKNPEGIAAEVERAVATATTAPKGPVRLGIPKSFLPASGTSAAIAQSEAPEPATPTSEAVTEAAGLLDNATAPVIIAGGGVRSADASDELVTFAEQYDAPVLTSYKGKGVIPEDHPLSAGVLCGGTTPEMAAYVAEADAALAVGTDFDELVTRGRTLEVPEALVHVTLSADDIGTNYEPKVGLVADAKLTLDALNAELPAADHQAATATTQLRASVSDRVEALIDGETPLTSPGALRAVREGTPDGATVTADAGGFRIWTLATFPAMGPRAYVNPGSWATMGTGLPAALGAQAANPDADVVALTGDGGLLMCIHELHTAAAEELPVTVVVFRNNDYAIISEGAERDHGMAPNSYSWPDTPVDFVALAESMGVTGSRVETPAEIRDAVAAANDADEPRLVEVPTDPTEPQASSYLTE, encoded by the coding sequence ATGACCTACGGCTCCGTCGTCATCGATCGACTGGTCGAGAACGGCATCGACACCGTCTTCGGTATCCCCGGGAAGCAGACGCTCCCGCTGAACGAAGCCATCGACGACCGCGAGGACGTGCAGTTCGTCATGGCGCGCCACGAGACGGCCGTCTCCCACCAAGCGTGGGGCTATGCCGAGACGACTGGTCGGCCCGCCGCCACCGTCGTCGTCCCCGGCCCGGGCGATATGAACGCGATGAACGGGCTCAAGAACGCGCTCAACGACAACACGCCGCTCGTGCATATCGCCGTCGAGACCGACCCCGAGGTCCGCGGTCGCGGTGGGATTCACGAGACGCCGCCAGACACCTACGACAACGTGGTGAAAGCGAATCACGTCGTGAAAAACCCCGAAGGCATCGCCGCAGAGGTTGAACGAGCGGTGGCAACCGCAACGACGGCGCCGAAAGGGCCAGTCCGACTGGGCATCCCCAAATCGTTCTTGCCCGCGAGTGGGACATCCGCGGCGATTGCTCAGTCCGAGGCTCCCGAACCAGCCACACCCACATCCGAGGCCGTCACCGAGGCGGCGGGACTGCTCGACAACGCAACCGCACCAGTCATTATCGCCGGTGGCGGCGTCCGCTCTGCTGATGCGAGCGATGAGTTGGTCACGTTCGCCGAACAGTACGACGCCCCGGTGCTCACGAGCTACAAAGGGAAGGGCGTTATTCCGGAGGACCACCCGCTCTCAGCGGGCGTGCTCTGTGGCGGGACGACGCCGGAGATGGCGGCGTACGTGGCGGAGGCCGACGCCGCCCTCGCAGTCGGGACGGATTTCGACGAACTCGTGACTCGCGGCCGTACTCTCGAGGTGCCCGAGGCACTGGTCCACGTCACGCTCTCGGCGGACGATATTGGGACCAACTACGAGCCCAAGGTGGGGCTCGTCGCGGATGCGAAGCTGACCCTCGATGCGCTAAACGCGGAACTCCCCGCGGCCGACCACCAGGCCGCGACGGCCACAACGCAGCTGCGTGCATCAGTTTCGGACCGTGTCGAGGCGTTAATCGACGGCGAGACACCGCTGACGTCCCCGGGTGCGCTGCGTGCAGTCCGTGAGGGGACCCCCGATGGCGCGACGGTCACCGCCGACGCCGGCGGCTTCCGTATCTGGACGCTCGCGACGTTCCCCGCGATGGGCCCCCGCGCGTACGTCAACCCCGGCTCGTGGGCGACGATGGGGACGGGGCTCCCCGCTGCGCTGGGCGCACAGGCCGCAAACCCAGATGCGGACGTGGTCGCGCTCACGGGCGACGGCGGTCTGCTGATGTGTATCCACGAGCTCCACACCGCCGCAGCTGAGGAGCTTCCCGTCACGGTCGTGGTGTTCCGCAACAACGACTACGCCATCATCAGTGAGGGCGCCGAACGCGACCACGGGATGGCGCCCAACAGCTATTCGTGGCCCGACACTCCCGTCGACTTCGTCGCGCTGGCGGAGTCGATGGGTGTGACCGGGTCACGCGTGGAGACGCCCGCGGAGATCCGCGACGCCGTCGCCGCCGCGAACGACGCCGACGAGCCCCGGCTGGTCGAGGTGCCGACCGACCCGACCGAGCCCCAGGCCAGCAGCTATCTGACCGAGTAG
- a CDS encoding hypothetical protein (KEGG: nmg:Nmag_2377 hypothetical protein) — protein sequence MLTSYSLPNEVEHGFQSCGSSIGCVEAIAVSLLVLFAWGGFSAGLLYSPVSNVRGAVAALQRESAAVTAEREALGRFADRLEAVPTVQLQAPTAHGAGVSVASTPSQPPTKGMAAVEEAYRETMMDLPHYEEDYGEPFAEHFAGEFGGEVAGAVLTNDRLTPQVKNVLLSEIREGRRQRSVYVDALEREEDRLREANSLLQGVHEQTTAVDGKRLRRLPFDQLRGRIETLDDQRERLAVALEDRQHRLHKGVTIGWDRRDSESVYQYFYRDLDATYPVLADGTELLGKLRDVESRLITALTAKA from the coding sequence ATGCTTACCTCATACTCTCTCCCGAACGAAGTAGAGCACGGGTTCCAGAGCTGTGGCTCGTCGATCGGTTGTGTCGAAGCCATCGCGGTCTCGCTCCTCGTCCTGTTCGCCTGGGGCGGATTCTCAGCCGGGTTGCTTTACAGCCCGGTGAGTAATGTGCGGGGGGCGGTCGCCGCACTGCAGAGAGAATCCGCCGCAGTGACCGCTGAGCGAGAGGCCCTGGGGAGATTTGCGGACCGACTCGAAGCGGTTCCCACTGTGCAGCTTCAGGCTCCGACTGCGCACGGTGCAGGGGTGAGCGTCGCGAGTACGCCGTCCCAGCCACCGACGAAGGGGATGGCGGCTGTCGAAGAAGCGTACCGCGAGACAATGATGGACCTCCCACATTACGAGGAGGATTACGGCGAACCGTTCGCAGAGCACTTCGCGGGAGAGTTCGGTGGCGAGGTTGCCGGTGCGGTTCTCACGAATGACCGCCTCACCCCGCAGGTAAAGAACGTCCTGCTGTCCGAGATCAGAGAGGGGCGTCGTCAACGCTCCGTCTACGTCGACGCGCTGGAGCGAGAGGAGGACCGGCTTCGGGAGGCAAACAGCCTTCTACAGGGGGTCCACGAACAGACGACTGCGGTCGACGGCAAGCGGCTACGGCGCCTTCCGTTCGACCAACTCCGTGGGCGTATCGAGACGCTCGACGACCAACGCGAGCGGTTGGCTGTCGCACTCGAGGACCGACAGCACAGGCTCCACAAAGGCGTGACAATCGGGTGGGACCGACGTGATTCGGAGTCGGTTTACCAGTACTTCTACCGGGACCTGGACGCCACCTATCCCGTGTTGGCTGACGGGACGGAACTCCTGGGAAAACTCCGAGACGTCGAGAGTCGGTTGATAACGGCCCTGACCGCGAAAGCGTAG